One genomic segment of Lysobacter sp. 5GHs7-4 includes these proteins:
- a CDS encoding ribokinase, translating into MSRVVVVGSFNVDHVWSVAALPRPGETLAGQYHTGPGGKGFNQATASARAGASTSFVCALGEDAGGQLARALATADGIDLRDLRSDAPTGTAGIYVDRDGRNSIVIGPGANAELSTAFVDLQREAIAQARVVLGQLESPPASVAAAFAHARGAGALALLNPAPADAVATPELWALAEIVTPNETEFCAQLKRHTGAVIDPDKLAALADDELHADCRRLLPHGSVVITLGSAGCFVSHAPGRLHGDQDAYYRVAAAPVRALDTTGAGDAFNGALAASLARDPDAAFAGHVAYATRYAGLSTERAGAALAMPRDHELRARFGAD; encoded by the coding sequence TTGAGCCGCGTCGTCGTCGTCGGTTCATTCAATGTCGACCACGTCTGGTCGGTCGCGGCCCTGCCGCGGCCGGGCGAGACCCTGGCCGGCCAGTACCACACCGGCCCCGGCGGCAAGGGCTTCAACCAGGCCACCGCCTCGGCGCGCGCCGGCGCCAGCACCAGCTTCGTGTGCGCGCTGGGCGAGGACGCCGGCGGCCAGCTCGCACGCGCGCTGGCCACCGCCGACGGCATCGACCTGCGCGACCTGCGCAGCGACGCGCCCACTGGCACGGCCGGCATCTACGTCGACCGCGACGGCCGCAACTCCATCGTGATCGGGCCCGGCGCCAACGCCGAGCTGTCGACCGCGTTCGTCGATCTACAGCGCGAGGCCATCGCCCAGGCGCGGGTGGTGCTGGGGCAATTGGAATCGCCGCCGGCCTCGGTCGCGGCCGCGTTCGCGCACGCGCGCGGCGCCGGCGCGCTCGCACTGCTCAATCCCGCCCCGGCCGATGCCGTGGCGACGCCGGAACTGTGGGCGCTGGCCGAGATCGTCACGCCCAACGAGACCGAGTTCTGCGCCCAGCTCAAGCGCCACACCGGCGCGGTGATCGATCCCGACAAGCTCGCCGCGCTGGCCGACGACGAGCTGCACGCCGACTGCCGGCGCCTGCTGCCGCACGGCAGCGTGGTGATCACGCTGGGTTCGGCCGGTTGCTTCGTTTCGCATGCGCCGGGCCGCCTGCACGGCGACCAGGATGCGTACTACCGGGTCGCGGCCGCGCCGGTGCGCGCGCTCGATACCACCGGCGCCGGCGACGCCTTCAACGGCGCCCTGGCCGCGTCGCTGGCGCGCGATCCGGACGCCGCGTTCGCCGGCCACGTCGCCTACGCCACCCGCTACGCCGGCCTGTCCACCGAACGCGCCGGCGCCGCCTTGGCGATGCCGCGCGATCACGAACTGCGCGCGCGCTTCGGCGCGGATTGA